The genomic DNA CTTCAAACCCGCCGTACACTTCAACACGGTATACTCCCGCTCTTTTTTCCGGAGCGACGTCATGTCCCTGCCTAGCCTGCGCCTCAAAGCCAACGCCGACCGTCGCCTGCGCGCCGGCCACCTGTGGGTCTACAGCAACGAAATCGATGTGGCCGCCACGCCCCTGCACGGCTTCAAGGCCGGCGACCAGGCCATCCTCGAAGCCGCCGGCGGCAAGCCGCTGGGCATCGTCGCGATGAGCCCCAACAACCTGATCTGCGCCCGCCTGCTGTCCCGCGACGTGAAGCTGCCGCTGGACAAGTCACTGCTGGTGCATCGCCTCAACGTGGCGTTGTCCCTGCGCGAGCGGCTGTTCGACAAGCCGTTCTATCGCCTGGTCTACGGCGACTCCGACCTGTTGCCAGGCCTGGTGGTCGACCGCTTCGGCGACATCCTGGTGGTGCAGATCGCTTCGGCCACCATGGAAGCCCACAAGGACGACGTGATCGCCGCCCTGACCCAGGTGCTCAAGCCCAGCGGCATCCTGTTCAAGAACGACTCCGCGGCCCGTGACGCCGAAGGCCTGAACCGCTACGTCGAGACCGTGTTCGGCCTGGTGCCGGAATGGGTGGCCCTGGAAGAGAACGGCGTGAAGTTCGAAGCGCCAGTCATGGAAGGCCAGAAAACCGGCTGGTTCTACGATCACCGCATGAACCGCGCACGCCTGGCCCCGTACGCCAAGGGCAAGCGCGTACTGGACCTGTTCAGCTACATTGGCGGCTGGGGCGTACAAGCCGCGGCGTTCGGCGCCAGTGAAGTGTTCTGCGTCGACGCCTCGGCCTTCGCCCTCGACGGTGTCGAGCGCAACGCCGCGTTGAACGGCTTCGCCGAGAAGCTGACCTGCATCGAAGGCGACGTGTTCGAGGCCTTGAAGGAGCTCAAGGCCAGCGAAGAACGTTTCGACGTGATC from Pseudomonas beijingensis includes the following:
- a CDS encoding class I SAM-dependent rRNA methyltransferase, translated to MSLPSLRLKANADRRLRAGHLWVYSNEIDVAATPLHGFKAGDQAILEAAGGKPLGIVAMSPNNLICARLLSRDVKLPLDKSLLVHRLNVALSLRERLFDKPFYRLVYGDSDLLPGLVVDRFGDILVVQIASATMEAHKDDVIAALTQVLKPSGILFKNDSAARDAEGLNRYVETVFGLVPEWVALEENGVKFEAPVMEGQKTGWFYDHRMNRARLAPYAKGKRVLDLFSYIGGWGVQAAAFGASEVFCVDASAFALDGVERNAALNGFAEKLTCIEGDVFEALKELKASEERFDVIVADPPAFIKRKKDLKNGEGAYRRLNEQAMRLLSKDGILVSASCSMHLPEDDLQNILLTSARHLDRNIQLLERGGQGPDHPVHPAIAETRYIKSITCRLLPNS